In the genome of Nocardioides seonyuensis, one region contains:
- the sepH gene encoding septation protein SepH, which yields MVTDADRSAEAPHPAAEADDTTEIDQVEESAAAPAPAPDEQPAPRPAKKRGRASVPSWDEIMFGGGKGE from the coding sequence ATGGTGACCGACGCCGATCGGTCCGCGGAGGCTCCGCATCCCGCGGCCGAGGCCGATGACACCACCGAGATCGACCAGGTGGAGGAGAGCGCCGCGGCCCCAGCACCAGCCCCCGACGAGCAGCCCGCGCCGCGGCCGGCCAAGAAGCGCGGCCGCGCGTCCGTGCCGAGCTGGGACGAGATCATGTTCGGCGGTGGGAAGGGCGAATGA
- the sepH gene encoding septation protein SepH — protein sequence MAQLTLAGRSDDGHRLLLVDDAGREFTLVVDARLQAALRGDDARTGPFPSGQLEIPMESTLRPRDIQSRIRAGETPDAVAQAASTTVDKIMPFAAPVLAERAHVAERAQLASVRRRGNDSGARTLGEAVAAQLREHNVDPATVQWDAWRREDGRWTLTGAFATGTRSGTAAFSFDARGNFVTVDDEDARWLVGDDVAPASAVTEVAVDDISAARARRLSSVPPTSSPWGTTRSRW from the coding sequence ATGGCCCAGTTGACGCTTGCGGGACGCAGCGACGACGGGCATCGCCTGCTCCTGGTCGACGACGCCGGCCGGGAGTTCACCCTGGTCGTCGACGCCCGGCTCCAGGCCGCCCTCAGGGGCGACGACGCACGCACCGGTCCGTTCCCGAGCGGCCAGTTGGAGATCCCGATGGAATCAACCCTCCGCCCGCGCGACATCCAGAGCCGCATCCGCGCCGGGGAGACACCGGACGCCGTGGCCCAGGCGGCGAGCACGACGGTCGACAAGATCATGCCCTTCGCTGCCCCTGTCCTGGCCGAGCGGGCCCACGTCGCCGAGCGCGCCCAGCTCGCCTCCGTACGACGCCGTGGCAACGACTCCGGCGCGCGGACCCTCGGCGAGGCCGTCGCCGCCCAGCTTCGCGAGCACAACGTGGACCCCGCCACCGTCCAGTGGGACGCCTGGCGTCGCGAGGACGGCCGCTGGACCCTCACCGGCGCCTTCGCGACCGGCACCCGCTCCGGCACCGCGGCCTTCTCCTTCGATGCCCGGGGCAACTTCGTCACGGTCGACGACGAGGACGCCCGGTGGCTGGTCGGGGACGATGTGGCGCCTGCCTCCGCGGTGACGGAGGTCGCCGTCGACGACATCTCCGCGGCCCGGGCGCGACGGCTCAGCTCCGTCCCCCCGACGAGCTCCCCCTGGGGGACGACGCGATCGAGATGGTGA
- a CDS encoding trimeric intracellular cation channel family protein: MPPADFSPDELATAFVVLDMVGIFVFAVTGALVAVRKHLDVFAALVLAGVTGLGGGFIRDVLLGATPPAALEDWRYLTVPVAAGLLTFVFHPTVGRLERVVTLFDAFGLALFCVTGAAKAVSLGVGPVPAALLGMVTAVGGGMIRDVLAGRVPVVFDGVLYATPALAGAAVVVVLDRAGASFAIVAAAGFTTCLGWRLLALVRGWRAPMPRGPANV; this comes from the coding sequence GTGCCGCCTGCCGATTTCTCACCTGACGAGCTCGCCACGGCCTTCGTGGTGCTCGACATGGTCGGGATCTTCGTCTTCGCCGTCACCGGAGCACTGGTGGCGGTGCGCAAGCACCTCGACGTCTTCGCTGCGCTCGTGCTCGCCGGGGTGACGGGTCTGGGCGGTGGCTTCATCCGCGACGTGCTGCTCGGGGCGACGCCGCCGGCCGCCCTCGAGGACTGGCGCTACCTGACCGTGCCGGTGGCGGCCGGCCTGCTGACCTTCGTCTTCCACCCCACGGTCGGCCGGCTCGAGCGTGTGGTGACACTGTTCGACGCCTTCGGCCTGGCGCTCTTCTGCGTCACGGGCGCTGCCAAGGCGGTGTCCCTCGGCGTGGGACCGGTCCCGGCGGCGCTGCTCGGCATGGTGACCGCTGTCGGCGGCGGCATGATCCGCGACGTGCTGGCCGGCCGCGTGCCGGTCGTCTTCGACGGCGTCCTCTACGCCACGCCGGCTCTGGCGGGCGCTGCGGTCGTCGTCGTGCTCGACCGGGCGGGAGCCTCGTTCGCGATCGTGGCGGCGGCAGGGTTCACGACGTGCCTGGGCTGGCGCCTCCTGGCGCTGGTGCGCGGGTGGCGCGCCCCGATGCCGCGTGGCCCGGCGAACGTCTGA